One window from the genome of Candidatus Sericytochromatia bacterium encodes:
- the mutS gene encoding DNA mismatch repair protein MutS gives MAKPSGTYTPMMAQFLALKQQQPDVLLLYRMGDFYETFFDDARIAATELELTLTSRDGGPDGQRIPMAGVPHHALDNYLPRLIAKGYRVAICEQMEDPAKAKGLVRREIVRVVTPGTLLEAGLLRDKQNNFLAAVVAGPRGYGLAWCDASTGEFATSEWPDAQQVRHALERLAAVECLVPVEVAKIGWVAAPERRLSVSQLGFEWAAALPPELALTPRPPADFSPEASRRALMTQFGTVSLEGFGCAQMPLAIAAAGAIVTYMQDTQRAQLPLFSRLRTVQEERALVLDSQTRRHLELTTTARDQSSRGSLLHLLDRTRTSMGGRRLRAWLLAPLTELEAIAERHEAVAELVQQPGLQRALSDQLARVRDLERLAARVAAGSVNARELRALGESLAALPALADLTVGCQASLLSTLASQPPELAPLADRIQATLVDAPPISITEGGLIRPGVNAAIDEGRSVLEGDQAWLTAFEAEERSRTGIKSLKVAYTKAFGYYIEVTHANRQLVPEDYQRKQTLVNCERFVTPALKTREAAILSGEESLWHLEYEYFVALREATNALVPAIQSVASSVATVDVLLAFAELASERHYVRPTMSAGTAVTIVGGRHPVVEAALPTGTFVPNDLALDAAEAPLMILTGPNMAGKSTFMRQLALIVIMAQMGAFVPAEAAQIGVVDRIFTRIGAVDDLSTGQSTFMVEMNETANILHHATPRSLILLDEIGRGTSTLDGLSIAWSVSEHLANQVRARTIFATHYHELTSLALSETGVRSYRVLVEESEDEVIFLRRVVPGGADRSYGIEVARLAGLPPEVVGRARQVLQALEKNNKLAESLRRTLTSEALQVHQLPLFSSRS, from the coding sequence ATGGCGAAACCCTCCGGTACCTACACCCCCATGATGGCGCAGTTTTTGGCGCTGAAACAGCAGCAGCCCGACGTGCTGCTGCTCTACCGCATGGGCGATTTTTACGAGACCTTCTTCGACGATGCCCGCATCGCCGCGACGGAACTGGAACTGACGCTCACGAGTCGCGACGGCGGGCCGGACGGGCAGCGCATTCCCATGGCCGGCGTGCCGCATCACGCCCTCGACAACTACCTGCCGCGCCTGATCGCCAAGGGCTACCGGGTCGCCATCTGTGAACAGATGGAGGATCCGGCCAAGGCCAAGGGCCTCGTGCGCAGGGAGATCGTGCGGGTGGTCACGCCAGGCACCCTGCTCGAAGCCGGGCTGCTGCGAGACAAGCAAAACAATTTTCTGGCCGCGGTGGTGGCCGGGCCACGGGGCTACGGACTGGCCTGGTGCGATGCCTCGACCGGGGAGTTCGCCACCAGTGAATGGCCCGATGCCCAGCAGGTGCGACACGCCCTGGAACGCCTGGCGGCGGTCGAGTGCCTGGTCCCGGTGGAGGTGGCCAAAATTGGCTGGGTCGCCGCCCCGGAACGTCGACTGAGCGTCAGTCAGCTCGGCTTCGAGTGGGCAGCCGCGCTGCCGCCCGAACTGGCGCTGACGCCGCGCCCCCCTGCCGACTTCTCCCCGGAGGCCTCTCGGCGGGCCCTGATGACCCAGTTCGGCACCGTGAGCCTGGAAGGCTTCGGCTGTGCTCAGATGCCCCTGGCGATCGCCGCAGCCGGTGCGATCGTGACCTACATGCAAGACACGCAACGGGCCCAGCTGCCCCTCTTCTCGCGCCTGCGGACGGTGCAGGAAGAGCGCGCCCTGGTGCTCGACAGCCAGACCCGGCGTCACCTCGAACTGACCACCACCGCCCGCGACCAGAGCAGCCGCGGCTCGTTGCTGCACCTGCTGGACCGCACCCGCACGTCGATGGGCGGACGGCGTCTGCGCGCCTGGTTGCTGGCGCCGCTGACGGAGTTAGAGGCGATCGCCGAACGACACGAGGCCGTGGCCGAACTGGTTCAGCAACCGGGTCTCCAGCGGGCGCTGAGTGACCAGCTGGCACGGGTGCGGGACCTCGAACGCCTGGCCGCCCGGGTGGCCGCGGGCTCGGTCAATGCCCGCGAGCTGCGGGCGCTGGGGGAATCGCTGGCGGCCTTGCCCGCCCTGGCCGACCTGACGGTGGGTTGCCAGGCCTCGCTGCTGTCGACGTTGGCCAGTCAACCCCCAGAGCTGGCTCCGCTGGCTGATCGGATTCAGGCCACCCTGGTCGACGCCCCGCCCATTTCCATCACCGAAGGCGGGCTGATCCGGCCCGGCGTCAACGCGGCGATCGACGAGGGGCGGAGCGTGCTGGAGGGCGACCAGGCCTGGCTGACCGCCTTCGAAGCCGAGGAACGTTCACGCACCGGCATCAAGAGCTTGAAGGTGGCCTACACCAAGGCCTTTGGCTACTACATCGAGGTGACGCACGCCAATCGGCAGCTGGTCCCGGAGGACTACCAGCGCAAGCAAACGCTGGTCAACTGTGAACGTTTCGTGACCCCAGCCCTGAAAACGCGCGAAGCCGCCATTCTATCCGGGGAAGAAAGTCTCTGGCACCTCGAATACGAGTATTTCGTGGCCCTGCGGGAGGCCACGAACGCCTTGGTGCCGGCAATTCAGTCCGTCGCGAGCAGCGTCGCAACGGTCGATGTGCTGCTGGCCTTTGCTGAGCTGGCCAGCGAACGACACTACGTTCGACCGACGATGAGCGCCGGGACGGCCGTCACGATCGTGGGGGGGCGTCATCCGGTTGTCGAGGCCGCCTTGCCGACGGGCACCTTCGTGCCCAACGACCTGGCCCTCGATGCCGCCGAAGCCCCCCTGATGATCCTCACGGGCCCCAACATGGCCGGCAAGAGCACCTTCATGCGGCAGCTGGCCCTGATCGTGATCATGGCCCAGATGGGGGCCTTCGTGCCGGCTGAGGCCGCGCAGATTGGCGTGGTGGACCGCATCTTCACCCGGATCGGAGCCGTCGACGACCTGTCCACCGGACAGTCCACCTTCATGGTCGAGATGAATGAAACCGCCAACATCCTACACCACGCCACGCCCCGCTCGTTGATCCTGCTGGATGAGATCGGACGCGGAACCAGCACGCTCGATGGCCTGTCGATCGCCTGGTCCGTGTCGGAACACCTGGCCAACCAGGTGCGTGCCCGCACCATCTTCGCGACCCACTACCACGAACTCACCAGCCTCGCGCTCAGCGAAACCGGCGTGCGCTCGTACCGGGTGCTGGTCGAGGAAAGTGAGGACGAGGTGATCTTCCTGCGAAGGGTCGTTCCTGGAGGAGCGGATCGCTCCTATGGCATCGAGGTGGCCCGACTGGCCGGACTGCCCCCTGAGGTGGTGGGACGGGCGCGTCAGGTGCTCCAGGCCCTCGAGAAGAACAACAAACTGGCCGAAAGCCTGCGTCGGACGCTGACCTCCGAGGCCCTGCAGGTGCACCAATTGCCGCTCTTCTCATCGCGTTCCTGA
- a CDS encoding DUF4388 domain-containing protein, translated as MSKIILSGDLGRFRPEMLVRILESIRADVIVTLESASTGQITVLQGKVVGAAQPPNKGMEALKEMVGWNTGTFTVRDISGTQTSSMVRSPDIMNFPDNASIFRAMMSLRGGGGRPPGAPPQAPSAPPRPMPQAGPGPGGPPQGAPAPRPMAAPAPSTRTTIAGPKIGPLAKIPHLTDKGRTTVKSLQANFARGVNVEGDKWRVLMKCNGESNLYQIGEEVSILGDRLMKATKELQTEALISFDSIDDQSAQRLTGNFKFGEYMIAKGHITQVQLEAALQRQQELARKGRYMWLGEILVEMNYVRPSQVQEALAYQKRVKK; from the coding sequence ATGTCGAAGATCATCCTCTCAGGAGACCTGGGTAGATTCAGACCTGAAATGCTGGTTCGGATCCTCGAATCGATCCGAGCAGATGTGATCGTGACCCTCGAGAGCGCTTCCACCGGCCAGATCACGGTGCTCCAAGGCAAGGTCGTGGGAGCCGCCCAACCGCCCAACAAGGGCATGGAGGCGCTCAAGGAGATGGTGGGCTGGAACACCGGCACCTTCACGGTGCGTGACATTTCGGGCACCCAGACCAGCTCGATGGTGCGCAGCCCAGACATCATGAACTTTCCTGACAACGCCAGCATCTTCCGCGCCATGATGTCGTTGCGGGGGGGAGGGGGAAGGCCGCCGGGCGCTCCGCCCCAAGCGCCCAGTGCGCCACCGCGTCCCATGCCCCAAGCGGGCCCAGGCCCGGGTGGCCCGCCACAAGGCGCCCCGGCCCCGCGCCCGATGGCAGCGCCCGCCCCATCCACCCGTACCACCATCGCGGGGCCCAAGATCGGTCCGCTGGCCAAGATTCCCCACCTCACGGACAAGGGGCGCACCACCGTCAAGAGTTTACAGGCCAACTTCGCCCGCGGCGTCAACGTGGAAGGCGACAAGTGGCGCGTGTTGATGAAGTGCAACGGCGAAAGCAACCTCTACCAGATTGGTGAGGAAGTGAGCATCCTCGGCGATCGCCTGATGAAGGCCACCAAGGAACTTCAGACCGAGGCGCTGATCAGCTTCGACAGCATCGACGACCAGTCCGCCCAGCGCCTGACGGGGAACTTCAAGTTCGGCGAGTACATGATCGCCAAGGGGCACATCACCCAGGTGCAACTCGAGGCAGCCCTCCAGCGTCAGCAAGAACTGGCGCGCAAGGGGCGGTACATGTGGCTGGGCGAGATCCTGGTGGAAATGAACTACGTGCGCCCGAGCCAGGTCCAGGAAGCGCTGGCCTACCAGAAGCGGGTCAAGAAGTAG
- a CDS encoding DUF721 domain-containing protein yields MARPEKLADALGKALPGMDLAQRQRESVAMALWPEVVGPTTAAKTRPLHVNRGVMSVKVISAPWAHQLNLMKPQLLKSLAARVGRGVIEDLRWRVGALTTGADEPSQEPHSPHTRRLRQALASLASLPPATIRAVEVQVAPISDPQVARRVRDVLLRQRQHQQALLQAGWKPCQRCGALHAGDDARTPAHCPPCALLH; encoded by the coding sequence ATGGCCCGTCCCGAAAAGCTAGCGGACGCGCTGGGAAAAGCGCTGCCAGGAATGGATCTGGCCCAACGCCAGCGGGAGAGCGTGGCCATGGCGCTTTGGCCGGAAGTGGTGGGCCCCACGACGGCCGCCAAGACCCGCCCGCTTCACGTGAATCGGGGGGTGATGAGCGTCAAGGTCATCTCCGCCCCCTGGGCCCATCAGCTCAATCTCATGAAGCCGCAGTTGTTGAAAAGTCTCGCCGCTCGCGTGGGTCGGGGCGTGATCGAGGACCTGCGCTGGCGCGTGGGCGCTTTGACCACGGGCGCGGACGAGCCTTCCCAGGAGCCGCACTCGCCGCACACGCGGCGCCTGCGCCAGGCCCTTGCGAGCCTGGCCTCGCTCCCACCGGCCACGATCCGGGCGGTCGAGGTCCAGGTCGCCCCGATTTCCGACCCGCAAGTGGCCCGCCGCGTGCGGGACGTGCTGCTGCGCCAGCGCCAGCACCAGCAGGCCCTACTGCAAGCCGGCTGGAAACCCTGTCAGCGCTGCGGTGCCCTGCACGCGGGCGATGATGCGCGCACTCCTGCGCACTGCCCTCCCTGCGCGTTGCTGCACTGA
- a CDS encoding lytic transglycosylase domain-containing protein gives MPASGRPSLSGPPLPAAPLWLRVLQVLGVGLSIASLMVIYLPDLPLVGRVFYPFHYRTEVEKQARAFGIDPLFVAAVIRQESGFRADARSRVGAVGLMQLMPQTARWAAGQMGIKGYRDDQLERPATNIRIGCWYLNYLFQRFQDPAKVLAAYNGGEGNVTFWGSLKGEPLAWAYPETQTYVTQCLRAYRRYHDLYGSAPGRSQP, from the coding sequence ATGCCCGCATCCGGCCGCCCCTCCCTCTCAGGCCCCCCCCTGCCTGCCGCCCCCCTCTGGCTGAGGGTCTTGCAGGTGCTGGGCGTGGGACTGTCGATCGCCAGCCTGATGGTCATCTACCTCCCGGACCTGCCGCTGGTGGGACGCGTGTTTTACCCGTTCCATTACCGGACCGAGGTCGAAAAGCAAGCGCGGGCCTTTGGCATCGACCCCCTGTTCGTGGCCGCCGTGATCCGTCAGGAAAGCGGTTTCCGGGCCGATGCGCGCTCCCGGGTCGGCGCCGTCGGCCTCATGCAGCTCATGCCACAGACCGCCCGCTGGGCTGCCGGCCAGATGGGCATCAAGGGCTACCGAGACGACCAGTTGGAGCGACCGGCCACCAACATCCGCATCGGCTGCTGGTACCTCAACTACCTGTTCCAACGCTTTCAGGATCCGGCCAAGGTGCTGGCCGCCTACAACGGCGGCGAAGGCAACGTGACCTTCTGGGGCAGCTTGAAGGGTGAACCGCTGGCGTGGGCCTACCCGGAGACCCAGACCTACGTGACCCAGTGCCTGCGCGCCTACCGACGTTACCACGACCTGTACGGGTCCGCCCCCGGGCGGTCTCAGCCCTGA
- a CDS encoding helix-turn-helix transcriptional regulator, with amino-acid sequence MIEWKLDAWMQAHNVKGRDLARRMNIGENYLSRVRHEVPDRLSLSLLESLCRELGCGIGDLLEYRPATRGRKSAGGGKKVAPAAPRPKAPAPKRHPEAEPESDFVQDVLVPLMAEMPPPAAVAKLVLPRRERAPVEPVAQPVAEPVPETSAGGAATLRRGSALQARLEELKRRRQSE; translated from the coding sequence GTGATCGAGTGGAAGCTGGATGCCTGGATGCAGGCTCACAACGTCAAGGGGCGTGACCTGGCTCGACGGATGAACATCGGGGAGAATTATCTCTCTCGGGTTCGTCACGAGGTGCCGGACCGCCTCAGCTTGTCCCTGCTCGAGTCCCTCTGCCGGGAACTGGGTTGCGGCATCGGCGATCTGCTCGAGTACCGGCCCGCCACGCGCGGTCGGAAATCTGCCGGCGGCGGGAAGAAAGTGGCGCCGGCCGCGCCGCGGCCCAAAGCCCCCGCGCCCAAGCGGCATCCGGAAGCGGAACCGGAATCGGACTTCGTGCAGGACGTGCTGGTGCCCTTGATGGCCGAGATGCCCCCTCCCGCCGCGGTGGCGAAGCTGGTGCTGCCGCGGCGGGAGCGGGCGCCGGTCGAACCGGTGGCGCAGCCCGTGGCGGAGCCTGTGCCAGAGACGTCTGCCGGTGGGGCGGCCACCTTGCGCAGGGGATCCGCCTTGCAGGCCCGGCTGGAAGAACTGAAACGGCGCCGCCAGTCCGAGTGA